The following are encoded together in the Equus quagga isolate Etosha38 chromosome 1, UCLA_HA_Equagga_1.0, whole genome shotgun sequence genome:
- the IRAK4 gene encoding interleukin-1 receptor-associated kinase 4 produces the protein MNKPITPSTYVRCLNLGLIRKLSDFIDPQEGWKKLAVAIKKPSGDDRYNQFHIRRFEALLQTGKSPTCELLFDWGTTNCTVGDLVDLLVQNEFFAPASLLLPDAVPKTVNILPSKEAITIQQKQIPLYGKDRTSVIPVQNPEQNYVPPDSSSPENGSLEVSDTRFHCFSFYELKNVTNNFDERPISIGGNKMGEGGFGVVYKGYVNNRMVAVKKLAAMVDISTEELKQQFDQEIKVMAKCQHENLVELLGFSSDGDDLCLVYVYMPNGSLLDRLSCLDDTPPLSWHMRCKIAHGAANGISFLHENHHIHRDIKSANILLDEAFTAKISDFGLARASARFTQTVMTSRIMGTTAYMAPEALRGEITPKSDIYSFGVVLLEIITGLPAVDEHREPQLLLDIKDEIEDEEKTIEDYIDKKMNDIDSTSVETMYSVASQCLHEKKNKRPDIKKVQQLLQEMTTS, from the exons ATGAACAAACCCATCACCCCATCAACATATGTGCGCTGCCTCAACCTTGGACTAATTAGGAAGCTGTCAGATTTTATTGATCCTCAAGAAGGATGGAAGAAGTTGGCAGTAGCTATTAAGAAACCATCTGGTGATGATAGATACAATCAGTTTCACATAAG GAGATTTGAAGCATTACTTCAAACTGGAAAAAGTCCCACTTGTGAATTACTGTTTGACTGGGGCACCACAAATTGCACAGTTGGTGATCTTGTGGATCTTTTGGTCCAAAACGAGTTTTTTGCCCCTGCGAGTCTTTTGCTACCAG ATGCTGTTCCCAAAACTGTGAATATACTACCTTCTAAAGAAGCCATAACAATTCAGCAGAAACAGATACCTCTCTATGGCAAAGACAGGACATCTGTTATACCTGTGCAGAATCCTGAACAAAACTATGTGCCACCTGACTCCTCAAGTCCAGAAAATGGAAGCTTAGAAGTCAGTGATACAC gttttcactgtttttcattttatgaactGAAGAATGTCACAAATAACTTTGATGAACGACCCATCTCTATCGGTGGTAACAAAATGGGAGAGGGAGGTTTTGGAGTTGTTTATAAAGGCTACGTGAACAACAGAATGGTAGCAGTGAAGAAGCTTGCAGCA atggtTGATATTAGCACCGAAGAACTGAAACAACAGTTTgatcaagaaataaaagtaatggCAAA GTGTCAACATGAAAACTTGGTAGAACTGCTTGGTTTCTCAAGTGATGGAGATGACCTCTGCTTAGTATATGTTTACATGCCTAATGGGTCATTGCTGGACAGACTGTCTTGCTTG GATGATACTCCACCACTTTCTTGGCACATGAGATGCAAGATTGCTCATGGTGCAGCTAATGGCATCAGTTTTTTACATGAAAACCATCATATTCATAGAGATATTAAAAG TGCAAATATCTTACTAGACGAAGCCTTTACAGCTAAAATATCTGACTTTGGGCTTGCACGGGCTTCTGCGAGGTTTACTCAGACAGTCATGACTAGCAGAATTATGGGAACAACAGCTTATATGGCACCTGAAGCTTTGCGAGGAGAAATAACGCCCAAATCTGACATCTACAGCTTTGGTGTG GTTTTACTAGAAATAATAACAGGACTTCCAGCTGTGGATGAACACCGTGAACCTCAGTTATTG CTAGATATTAAAGACGAaattgaagatgaagaaaagacaATTGAAGATTATATTGATAAGAAGATGAATGACATTGATTCCACTTCTGTTGAAACTATGTACTCTGTTGCTAGTCAGTGTctgcatgaaaagaaaaataagagaccAGACATTAAGaag gtTCAACAGCTGCTGCAAGAAATGACAACTTCCTAA